The sequence CAAATACACAGGGAGACAACCATTCCTATACTAATCATGTTTGAATACTTTGCTTACAATAATTGCTAACAAAATAACTGTCCCTTTGCTCAAACACTAAAACTAAGTTGGAACTGGCATTACCATACAGTTACACAGTATGTCACTGTGCTTTCTATGGCACACCAGTAAAAGTTCACCAGTAGCTTCTGGGGCAGATTTGCTCTCTTCAGTTTCCTGAGGTAGTACAGgtgctgctgtgctttcctTACTATCACAGAGGTGTTAGTGGTCCAAGAGAGGTCCTCTGTTACTCTGTTGCTTACTTCCAATTAATTCATCAACTCAGGTGACTGAGGTGGTACAATGGGAAATTGCTTGAAAGGTGGCTTGAAAAAAAGGTTATATAGACCTCTTGGTGTCAGAGGACTAAAGTACATGCAAGAAAACATCTGCTGATTACATTGTGTtcaaaggactgaaaaaaattTCTAAGAGTACGTTCTGCAAATGAGTTTGGGAACTGAACACCGTCTATATTTAAACCTTTGAGAGAGTGAGTTagtaattgagaaaaactgttaCGTCAAGAGCATTTCTAAAGGCCGTGgacatcagtttgttttgaaaagtgctggggacaacgacgggttcgaATTGTTCACACCAAACTAAAGGCTATCAAAAAGTGGTGGGGTTGAAATGGaccacaacaaaaagtggtggggacatgtccccagcgtcaATGACGCCTATGCAACAGCCCATGTCAGTTTctgtctatatatacatatttagtctatacatgtgtttgttgattttCAGAGTAACAGGAGAAGCTTTCCTTCATATCAAATTAGATTCCACTATTATGCATGCAGATGTTCATTTCCAGAGAGAATATTCACTTAATTACTTCCCTGTTGTATAAAGTTCCATAATGATTGTCTTGTTCCCTTGACATTTTTCAATGTTGCCTATTTTTTCTGGATATATTTCAAAGACCACTGCATAAATACTTCCTTTTCATCATGCATTCTTGAAAGAATCATTCAACATGGAAAGGTAATGCCCACTTTTCTACTATGTTTTTCTGCATAGTATCTgtctatatacagtattaaaCAGAAGCAAgcctgtatatattttaaacgCTGTTCTTGTGGAATTGTCACTGTGCTTACTTGTCATAACCTTGAACTTAAAAGCTCAATTTCTGTTCACAGTAACAAACGTTCCTCCTTAAAATAATATCTTTGTGAAGGTGACTTTCTGATTCAGTTTTTGATAGGTCAAAttacaataaaagaaaactGTTTTCAATATGAGAAGATAACCAAATCAAGGTAATGTCATGCTAAAAGCATATTTTGTTCTACTGGAGGTCTTTAAAGTGTTTTGCCATGTATAAACATGTAGCATTACAAAGGTAATATCAGGTTATGACCGTGAATTTTGATGATCATGGACttgctaaatttaaaaataatttagataatttttgattttgatcattttaattgcagatAAAAAGGATGCTGTCTTCTGTACAACTAGGCTATTAGAACAAATACAATGGGTAGATGTATTTACATGAAGACAGTTCAatattttttctgaattaaaagCACCTTTAGATCCATTTAGATgcgtttatttttattttagttctCAATTAATTATGGGTGCCAGAAATAGTGTTTTTCTCAGACCAATttctttgtgatttattttattttatattatttagcCTTTATTTTATCAGGTAGGGTCAACTGAGAACCAGTTCCTGTTTACATTGACAACCTGGGGGAAGGAATTGTTGAATCAATTAACCTGGGGGATTATCAGATGCCCAGTTTGAAAGAGCCTAATTAGGAAAGTTATTTGGGTGCAATACTGGGCCCTTCCTTGTTGGGTAGTTAGTAGTGGCTATCATTATTCTTCTACCCTACAAATTTGAAGTTTGTATCTCCAGTTGTGGTGAGTTTAAATACTTAATCTTAAGCTTCTGTCTCCtactttccaaaacaaaattggTCATAAGTTATATCTTTAAGATTCAGAGTATTATTAAtactacatttttaatttgtggcAGCTGCTCATTTTCTGAAGGGATCATTAACATTAAATGTTACTTTACATTTCTAGCATCTCCAAATTCTTATTAAAATAATGGCAATATCTCTTCagtgaattaaaacattttaagttttataGTAAATAAGTTTTTCATTCAGATATATATCCAAGACACATTAATCACTGTGCAAGCAGctaaggaaaaacaacaaaaataaatgttgcaaTCATTCCATAAGATTTCTTAAGGTATATTTTATTCCATGCAAGGTGGAAATCCTGGTGCCACATATTCAAGCCATGTCAGTACGCGACAGAATTGCATTATAGAACAGCAGAGTGATACTTGTCAATCATGATACCATGGGATTTAACCTCTTCCTTCCGCCATtataaatgttctcattttttcacagttttcaaGTGCCAAGATTCATGCTAAAGTTTGCAAAGGAGTAATCACTGTGCAAAGGGGTGTTGCACTCATGATTAAACTTTCTTCTTATTTATGAGAAAGCATATGGACAATTTAAAacagatggagatggagaactCTTCACAGGTCACATTCTTCATACTGAGTGCATATGATAAAATTGGACAAATTAAGtacttttattttagcattgtaatgttattatatgttttcattattgttgCCAACTCACTGCTTATTATAGTGATCTTTGCTGACAGAAATCTTCATGAACcgatgtatttgtttttgtgtaatttatCTGTAAATGGATTGTATGGAAGTACTGCCTTGTATCCTTCTCTGTTAGTGAACATGCTGTCAGATATCCATGAAATTCCCAGGGCTTTTTGTATTATACAAATTTTTTGTCTGTACACATATGGTTCAATAGAATTTTCGAACTTAGCTTTGATGTCTTATGATAGATATGTGTCCATCTGTTATCCTTTGGAGTACCACACCATTATGACTCAAGgcaatgtgtatatatgtattacCTGTGTCTGGCTGTTTTCTATCTGTAAATTCACAGTAACTCTCATATTAAGTGTCCGGTTAAAACTGTGTGACAATGTTATAGACAAGGTGTACTGTGATAACTATTTAATGGTCAAGCTTGCCTGCTCTGACACTACTCTTAATAATGCTTATGGGATGACCAACATGTTTGTGTCGGTAGCCCTACCAGTTGTTCTCATATTTTATTCTTACTCAAAAGTTATGAAAATCTGCTTGAGGTCCTCCAGAGAATCTCAGATAAAAGcattaaacacatgcatgcCACATTTAGTGTCATTGCTAAATTTCTCTTTTGGCTCCTTTTTTGAACTTGTCCAAACCAGATTTGATATGACGCATGTCCCATCGGTAGTCCGGTCAATATTGTCAGTGTACTTCATACTATTTCCTCCTCTTCTGAATCCAATTATTTATggaataaagacagaaaaaataaggaaagcatttaaaaaactgCAGCTGAGTCTACAGATCCCTGTTGCTTTTAGAAAATCTAAGGAGACACTGGACTCAGTTACACAGGTGTCACATAAAGCTGAAagttgaataaatgaataagatgaataaatggaaaatccattacattttttcttgtcctgactgttttttttttttttgtttgttattttttatttggaatgcCGGATGGTTTTTGTCACCTTTCCtaatttggaatggccaattgTACAATAAGCAACCCTCCTCATTGCTGCAACCCCCATTGCCAGTTCAGGGGGGCTTATCCACACATGCTCTCTACAAATACATGTGTTGCTGCCTTTTCTTTACACACCATCGTCACCATAACAAACCTGCACACGCATGAGTctgaggaaaacacagcaaacgCAGCTATAGACACTGCGAGAAACCCATGAATGAATGGGCGTCACTGATAAGCAACAGGACAGACGAAGACACCCCCATAACACCGACAgaacgaagccaatttgttctgctgttctggGCTCTTgctcattgtcagcagatgtCATGGCTGGGAGTGAACCCAGGCCATTGGGATCAGCCTCCAgactattttaaaatgtaactaaatgtaggacatttcaaaaataaaaagacgTACCATATAGCATATGGCAATGCGGCTTGGTATTAACAAAGTAGTAAAAATGCATATTGTCATACTAAATGcctaataattaataacagGCATTAGGATAAATTTCACTagttttacttttcagtttCTCAACCTGAAAACAAGCCTATGTTATGACAGCAGTAGTATTACCTGAAATTCATCAGAGATTATGTTTGAATTTCTGTGTCTCACATGGGTGACACTGCAATACCCTTGGCTTTTTGCTTTTGAAGTTCTGATTTCCCTCTTGTTATAGTtttataacctatgtaagcaaGCCCTGTCAGACAGAATGTCATGTACACTGTACATGCCATCCACTAGTCTACTGAATGGCCTTTAACAAATACACTGATACTCACACATTTTTGGTGACAGAAACCAGCATCCTGCTGGAGAAGTGCAACCATTTACTGGTGTAAATCAATCCATTTAGGATTCAGTTTAGTTTTTCCTTTACTTAATCAATAATTAAAACTAAACATTGAAATTATAATGGGCATTTTACATGGTGTAAACATGAGATTGTAAGTAAAAATAAGCTTATGTGTGATGAAAGGCATAATACTGTCAGTTATCTGTACTGCACCTTCTTTACATTACACTTTACATTctttacatttataataattaaaaatccaaacaaaacactgacactgctttgctctgtgtttctaaaaactgctaaaataaaaggaaaataatatcATAACCCACATCTATGAAGTCTGATTTAAAATTTTCCCCTGCTAGTAGCTTAggacaaaatattgtttttgaaacaaacaacaaaaactcagCTATGACAAGTTTACTATCATCACTACAATGTGTACTATGTACATGTGCACTTGTTCTCCCCGATACTACTGTTTTGTGAGTGTGGCGTGACCAATATAACAGTCTAAAATATCAGTTATCAGTCCCTTAATCATCTTCTGTCCCTTAGCTCATTTATGCTGTAGTTGCAGTTAATGTTGTTATGTAATTGTTAGAGTTACTGGCAAGGCAGCTTAGACCAATAATCATAGAATCTGATAGCTGAGAATTTGACAATGttgcattttgctgtaattttgaGGATAAATCAGGAAATTGCCACAAAGGTGGCAACTCAGCAATACTTTAgtaagatttattttatttttatttttatttctttattcacaATATTCTTTTGTGATGAACGACATTCAAAGTCAATATTCACAGCTCAACCCTCAAAGAAAAAACGAATCAGATCTTCCACTTCAAGACAACCACAGAAATGGACCTTTCTTTAAATATCAGATTTGTTGCAAACAGAGTGGCACACATTGTAGCCAAAATTCCAAGATGATCTCTACTCTATGGTTAAGGTAGTCAACCTCAGCTGAATAGcacaaatggaaacatttacatatataaaacaaatttatataATTTGACCAGTCTATCGTGATTATGCTTATAATTTCAGTCTgattttgtaaaagaaaataagtcAGCATTTAGTGTTTCACCaatgaatatgtattatttGACAAATAAACTCTGACAATTATAAAGGCACTGCCATCTGCCAAATAATGTGTTGCTGGAGCACACCTTTACAGAGGGTCAAGAGCTACAATGGGCCAAGAGTTAGGCTCATTTTCAGGTGTCCCATATAAATGACCACAATGACCACTCTAGAGTCTGACTCCTTACAAAATTTACTTCTGTATCATCAAATTTTATCTGTACACACAGAGTTCAGATACTACCTTATATGGCCACACAAGAAACTTGGaccatttaacattttgtctttcaactgtttctttttcatcttaatttttcTTTAGAATTACATCATTGCAAATTATCCAATTCCACTAATGAAAGTTTTCACCATTTTTCTGTCCTGTCTTGATAGCTTaactcattacattaaattgctaacatttagcagatgcttttatccagagtgacttacattggttacattttgttttgttttttaaacaatgttatccatttatacaactggatatttagtgaggtaACTGagggttaagaaccttgcccaacggtacagcagcagtgcctcggtggggaatggaaccagcaaccttttgattataagtcctgctccttaaccactatgctacaccactGCCCCTCTTTGTCTGCATCCCAAAAGTGCTAAATTGTGTTCTTTCCACGACTCCTTCATCCTCACATCCTGCGTGACCTGGAAATTGGTAATTGCTTGCCTTCTTAAGGACAATTCCAATTCTATAGGAATTATATGAAAGAAGCAACACAAATTAACCATACATTccatgttaaaataaacatttctccTGAATAAGGAAGGGATCCTTGCTAAACATGATAAAAATTTCATTTGGGCAAGGATGTTCCATTGACCTCTTCATGTTAGGTACCTCCTTTTCTCCTTGCATTTCTTCCTCATCTCCTTTAATGGGCCTCTTGAGGAAGAGGGGTGAGGAAGGACAGGAGAATCATTTCTAAAGTATTGGGATGCAGCACTGGAAGTCAGACAAAAGAAACAGTGGCTCACCGCAGCCTGTTACAAAGCCTTGTGCGtaacaccatttacacacacagtggacCGTGGATGGGATTGTAAGGCCACACTGTTCCTTGCAGGATTTCTCATTACTAATGGTTGCTTGGTCAATAACTtccttaaaatgtttttcacatcaaccaaaacacacaatgcagaagAAGTGGttctgctatggttttttagtGAATTAAAGCTTTTTGAATTTCTATGTGAAGATTATATTGAAATAAACACCAATAACACTAGATAGCTGAAATATCATCATATTGAGTCTACACCTATCACCTTTTCTATTGCAGCAAATCACGCATAGACAGAAGTAGGCTGCCAACAGACTTGCAAAGCATTAGGGGTAATATTACAGGCAGAGCTGCCATGCATACGATCTACTGTATAACATAACCTTCAGCACTAAGACCAAGTTTTTCATATGTACAATGCACAAATCAGTAAGAACAGCTGTACACGAATACATTGCTTCTCATAGTATCAGTCTGACAGAAACTTTCAACTAACAAACTTAACAGAAGAGacattattcaaaatgaatattacCCAATGGCTTCTCTGttctttcagtatttatttctAACAAGAGCCACCTTGTCAGCTTGATATTTAGGAGTATTGTTTGCCACAGTCTCATTGCCTTGACTTAGAGACGTTAGTAAATTTTACCCCTTTACTATTTTCTTCttcaatattttttcatattatattttttcaaggtatacattttatgaaaagtaAAAAGCTTTTATCAATTAATGTCTCAAAGGCACACAAACGTTACTGTGCATTACCTGCAAGTGCTTTCATCCAGGTATAGTGTGCAGTGgaattcaacacacacacacctgtgtttgtatgtatgtgtatatagtTGCCATATTgttttgcatatgtttttttttcttttaaatattgttCATGTATGTGCAATCTTGCACTCCCTTCTCTGAGGGAGAATTTCATAACCCACAAAACTGACTTAGTAAAACACTTGAATACttgaatatgaaataaacacacaggtaaAATAAATGATAGGTGAACTAACATATTTTTTCCAAGAGAAGTGCTTTTTAATTTCTAGGCTATGATCACAGCACCATCTACTGTTAATGTCCACGCATCACAATACATACATTTCCTAAAGCTGGACTTACTTTGATTGCATGGGTTATTACAGGGTACGGAgactttacattttttccttaacattttttaatagGAAGAAATAGGAAGAacaattttgtaaaattattttagaGTTCAGTTGTTGTGTGATGCAAATATATACTGTTGTATCTCATGTGCACACAcctgttaaaatattaattgtttTCCAGTGGGTGGCAGCAGAAGCCAAGGAGAAAGTCCTTAGAAAAGACCATTTTTAGTGTTAAGGGTTGATTAAACAAGATCATGGTAAGGAGCTGAAAACTTCTGAAAATAAGTGCACTTTACCCTTAAAATCACAGCTGCCCATCATATTAGTTGGTTCAGTATTATTTGAAGTAGATTAAAATTAGAGTTTCAGGTTTTTTCAAATGCTTCTCAAATGgtcaaaatatttataacacTTCTCAAAACTCTTAATACAATGTGCAATATTGTGACTTGAAGATCTGTGTTAGCAAAACTGTTCAATTTTCTCAATTGACTTGGCTCATTCCTGCAAACTAAAGTCCATGCTTCCTGTTGTGTGTGCTCGTTGTAGGACACCTGCTGACAGCCTCTGACTGCTGACACCTGCTAACATCTGATGTCTAACCTCCAACAGAGCAGTGTAAAGTGATTAGGATGGGAAGTATGAGGAACCAGAAATAGTGTTTGGGCTATGCtagggagaggagagatttaTTTTGCAGTCTGGTGGATATAGGGGTTTCCTCCTACTCTCTGTGGATGCTCCTGGGACCATATGAGAATATATCTAGTGTATTCTCCTTGATGCGAGTCTGACTGTGGGCTCAGCATCTGCATGACTCCTggccagtaggtggcagcagtATGCTACACAGTGTTTTAGTGATCAAATCCtacaaaaagaagaagaagaagaagaagagcacTGTGGGGAAAACACAATGAGTGTGGCAGTGCCGGAAAATGTAATCTTTCATACACTGGCGTCGTTAGGCCTGGGCGTCCAAGGCTACAGCCCcgaatgttttatgaatagccCCggatctcaatttttttttttttttttttacaaaaataaaggtaatattaatttaaaaaaaatagcccCAGATCTATTAATCTGTCATTCCGATCATGCATTAAAGCCATCGAAAACAATCTGATATCGCAATATCGCAGTACGTTttgggtcctctgtgtgtcattcaacTACTTCACACTACTTGGCACGCATGCATTTTATGTGAgcacaagagaaagagagagagaactgacTTGGTGATTGAAACATGTATTCCACTCAGatgggtagctagctaggtagctaccaTGCCATAGTTCACTTTCAATAGCAAGCAGAAATGTCAGGCTAGCAACAGGTCATTACATGCTTCCATTGAAGGTGTGAGATGAAATTTTGccattatatttgtgttttgacaggaaaatacagtttgcttgttttgattattattatttgattattattatatgatCTTGTCATTTCATCAAAGAttcctttaaaatgtgtgttatttaaAGACATCTTCATAAAACTATACAAAAATGTGAAGCGTTCCATGTCTGACTTTTCTAAATATAGTggtttcagttttgaaaaatgtgtacaATTGCCTTAAATAGATATTCTGCAAATGTGTACATGTTCAGAATTTCCATAATCATCAATAGTCTTCAGAAGCCTACAGGATTATGTCTGCAGTGCATATTAAAGGCACTGACAGGTTTAACACCCAGACCATAACAATGTGTTCTGCGTTTTGTTACCATTCCCAGGTTAGGTGCTGgcatgctgttttgtttatgATACAGCATGCTACTATAGCAGAACACTCACACATGGCGTGGCATCAACAACATTTAACAGGGTAAGTGATGAGGGAGTTGGACACCCTATTGTTTTAGCTGGTATTTTTATTAGGGGACCATCCAACAAAGTTGGTGTAGTTGTCTTtgaattattattcatgtatttctttcctttcagctgGGATCCAAGTCCTTTTCTCAAATTtgttgcaaaatatttttcccaAAACTACCTTCAGAAAAACTTTTGAATAACATGTGCATTGAGTTCTGCATGACAATGGGTTGACAAATGGACCATCGTGTAAAGTACCCACgtgtttttgctttgtgccAGTAGCATCTGTATTACTCACATTAGTGAATCTGGTCCAGTGGTTTGGCAGCAGATGGCTCATTGAgtcaaaaaatacacaaagcaaaaaaatttCAGAGCATCTCCTTTCTGAGTGTGCCATTTGAGGATTTCTGttccaaatgaaataaagtaaaatcaCTTTTGATTCTCATGCTTCAAGGACTCTCATTTCAGATGAATATACGAGCTATACAAAAAAGAGGGGAAGGTTTTACTAACAGAAGAGGTCATACCTTTGGTTCAGCCAGAGCTTCTCAGGGGTGTGCCTTGAGTCCAATTTCAGATGTATTATATGCCAAACACCAACAATCCTGGTCAATTTTTGGGTAAAGGAAATCCTGTTCCCATGTGAAGGTGTGTTTAATATTAGGCATCTGTGTTGTGTCAGGGGACACACAAGGTTGATTTACTAGCAGCAGGAGATGAAGCTGTAATAAATGTGTGATAGACTGAGAGGAGAGGTGTTTTGAAGATTTGGGTTTTGGCTTTTGCAGTCATTTCCACAAGGAATGATTTGGTGGATCACCTTTAAATTCCAGCTTTTCCAGTTTTATAAACATCTGGCCAATTCACAACAGGGCAGTCAATTTGGAGACTCGACATGCCGCTGTCACTTCGTCTTTACCCCTGCAGGTGCAGCTTTCAGCGGAGACTACATTTTCAGGtggacattttgttttactggtCCTGGATCCTCCACG comes from Megalops cyprinoides isolate fMegCyp1 chromosome 3, fMegCyp1.pri, whole genome shotgun sequence and encodes:
- the LOC118774190 gene encoding olfactory receptor 1-like, whose product is MENSSQVTFFILSAYDKIGQIKYFYFSIVMLLYVFIIVANSLLIIVIFADRNLHEPMYLFLCNLSVNGLYGSTALYPSLLVNMLSDIHEIPRAFCIIQIFCLYTYGSIEFSNLALMSYDRYVSICYPLEYHTIMTQGNVYICITCVWLFSICKFTVTLILSVRLKLCDNVIDKVYCDNYLMVKLACSDTTLNNAYGMTNMFVSVALPVVLIFYSYSKVMKICLRSSRESQIKALNTCMPHLVSLLNFSFGSFFELVQTRFDMTHVPSVVRSILSVYFILFPPLLNPIIYGIKTEKIRKAFKKLQLSLQIPVAFRKSKETLDSVTQVSHKAES